Proteins from a genomic interval of Sinobacterium caligoides:
- the tadA gene encoding tRNA adenosine(34) deaminase TadA, with amino-acid sequence MTVEIGDELTQQAAEDQRWMTYALALAAQAAERGEVPVGAVVVQSGRVIGEGSNSPIGSCDPTAHAEVVALRQAAANTGNYRLPGATLYVTIEPCTMCSGAIIHSRIACLVYGALEPKAGVVVSQAKLLQSSYINHRLEVRGGIMAKESAELVSRFFRHRREAKKALKLKLRGDTPQR; translated from the coding sequence GTGACGGTAGAAATCGGTGATGAGTTGACTCAGCAAGCAGCTGAAGATCAGCGCTGGATGACTTATGCCTTGGCTCTAGCGGCGCAGGCTGCGGAGCGTGGTGAGGTGCCGGTTGGTGCTGTGGTCGTGCAGTCGGGGCGCGTTATTGGTGAGGGAAGTAATAGCCCGATCGGTAGCTGTGACCCAACAGCCCATGCCGAGGTTGTTGCTCTGCGTCAGGCGGCAGCGAATACCGGCAATTACCGATTACCGGGAGCGACGCTCTATGTGACGATTGAGCCTTGTACTATGTGCAGTGGTGCGATTATTCACTCACGAATTGCGTGTTTGGTCTATGGTGCCCTAGAGCCAAAGGCCGGCGTAGTCGTCAGTCAGGCTAAATTATTGCAAAGCTCATATATAAATCATCGCCTCGAGGTTAGAGGCGGTATAATGGCGAAGGAGAGTGCTGAGTTGGTCAGCCGCTTCTTTCGTCATCGTCGAGAGGCAAAGAAAGCGTTAAAGCTGAAGTTGCGTGGCGATACCCCTCAGCGTTGA
- the guaA gene encoding glutamine-hydrolyzing GMP synthase, with the protein MAQDIHAQRILILDFGSQYTQLIARRIREIGVYSEIHAWDMSDEDIQAYAPKGIILAGSPESVAAEGSPRAPELVFNLGVPVFGICYGMQTMAEQLGGKVAGSDVHEFGYARVKVEGEASLLADISDHLNEDGSSALDVWMSHGDQVVQMPVGFEKMNSTDSCPIAGMYCEEKRFYGVQYHPEVTHTLQGNRIFEHFVLSICGCERLWTAANIIEDAIARVREQVGDKKVLLGLSGGVDSSVVAAMLHKAIGSQLTCVFVDNGLLRKNEGEQVMEMFANNMGVKVIRADAEDDFLEPLKGVSDPEAKRKVIGNKFIEIFDREALKIKDVEFLAQGTIYPDVIESAAAKTGKAHVIKSHHNVGGLPDDMAFSLVEPLRELFKDEVRKVGLELGLPYDMVYRHPFPGPGLGVRILGEVKKEYADILREADAIFMEELHASGWYHKTSQAFAVFLPVKSVGVVGDARRYEYVITLRAVETIDFMTARWAHLPYELLETVSGRIINEIAKVSRVAYDVSSKPPATIEWE; encoded by the coding sequence GTGGCACAAGATATACACGCGCAACGAATTTTGATTCTTGATTTTGGTTCTCAATACACTCAGCTTATCGCGCGTCGGATACGTGAGATTGGTGTTTATTCTGAGATTCATGCTTGGGATATGAGTGACGAAGATATTCAAGCCTATGCACCGAAGGGAATCATCTTGGCTGGTAGTCCAGAGTCTGTTGCGGCCGAAGGCTCGCCACGTGCGCCTGAGCTTGTGTTTAATTTGGGCGTCCCTGTTTTTGGTATCTGCTACGGCATGCAGACAATGGCGGAGCAGCTCGGTGGCAAGGTTGCTGGCTCTGATGTTCATGAGTTTGGTTATGCCAGAGTTAAGGTCGAAGGTGAGGCAAGCTTGTTGGCCGACATTTCTGATCACCTCAACGAAGACGGTAGCTCGGCTCTTGACGTGTGGATGAGTCACGGTGATCAAGTGGTGCAGATGCCGGTGGGTTTTGAGAAAATGAACTCAACGGACTCATGCCCTATTGCCGGGATGTATTGCGAGGAAAAACGCTTTTATGGTGTGCAGTACCATCCAGAAGTGACGCATACACTGCAGGGAAACCGTATTTTTGAACACTTCGTGCTCTCGATCTGTGGCTGCGAGCGACTGTGGACGGCGGCTAATATTATCGAAGATGCGATTGCCCGCGTGCGCGAACAGGTTGGCGATAAAAAGGTGCTACTAGGGTTGTCGGGTGGTGTTGATTCCTCGGTGGTAGCCGCGATGCTGCATAAAGCGATCGGTTCACAGTTAACCTGTGTTTTTGTCGACAACGGCCTGTTGCGCAAGAATGAAGGCGAACAGGTGATGGAAATGTTTGCCAATAACATGGGGGTTAAGGTCATTCGTGCCGACGCCGAAGATGACTTCCTAGAACCACTGAAGGGAGTGAGTGATCCGGAAGCGAAGCGTAAGGTTATCGGCAACAAATTTATCGAGATCTTCGATAGAGAAGCTTTGAAGATTAAAGATGTCGAGTTTTTGGCTCAGGGCACCATCTATCCGGATGTAATCGAATCAGCTGCGGCAAAAACCGGCAAGGCGCATGTGATTAAGTCGCACCACAATGTTGGCGGCTTACCTGATGATATGGCTTTCTCATTAGTCGAGCCTCTGCGCGAATTGTTTAAAGACGAGGTGCGTAAGGTTGGTCTAGAGCTAGGCTTGCCTTATGACATGGTCTATCGACATCCCTTCCCTGGGCCGGGCCTCGGTGTTCGTATCCTTGGTGAGGTGAAGAAAGAGTACGCTGATATTCTTCGTGAGGCGGATGCGATCTTTATGGAAGAGCTGCATGCTTCTGGTTGGTATCACAAGACGAGCCAGGCTTTTGCTGTCTTCCTGCCTGTTAAGTCTGTTGGTGTGGTGGGCGATGCGCGACGTTATGAATACGTTATTACATTGCGTGCCGTTGAGACGATTGATTTCATGACTGCTCGTTGGGCGCACCTGCCGTATGAGTTGTTGGAGACGGTATCGGGTCGTATTATCAACGAGATCGCCAAGGTGTCGCGTGTTGCCTACGATGTCTCGAGTAAGCCGCCGGCTACGATTGAGTGGGAATAA
- the guaB gene encoding IMP dehydrogenase, translated as MLRIKEEALTFDDVLLVPDYSEVVAKDVSLKTQLTRNISLNIPLISAAMDTVTEARLAIAMAQEGGIGIIHKSMSVEQQAREVRAVKKHESGVVKDPVTISADASLRELLAVKEQYNISGVPVLDKGELVGIVTNRDVRYLNNLDVKVKEIMTTRDNLVTVKEGTEREAVKALLHKHRIEKVLVVDGSDKLCGMITAKDIHKAQTYPKAAKDSQAQLLVGASVGVGADTDDRVAALVEAGVDVLVVDTAHGHSKNVIDRVASIKKHYPQVDVIGGNIATGKAAKALAEAGADGVKVGIGPGSICTTRIVTGIGVPQISAVADVAQALEGTGIPLIADGGIRFSGDLAKAVVAGASCIMMGSMLAGTEESPGEVELYQGRTYKAYRGMGSLGAMARTQGSSDRYFQDASEGAEKLVPEGIEGRVPCKGPLSAVIHQLMGGLSSAMGYTGSKTMEEMRTKPEFVRVSSAGMSESHVHDVSITKEAPNYPTTSRG; from the coding sequence ATGCTACGCATTAAAGAAGAAGCATTAACGTTTGACGACGTATTACTAGTACCAGATTATTCTGAAGTTGTAGCCAAAGATGTGTCTTTGAAAACTCAACTGACACGCAACATCTCTCTTAACATCCCCCTCATTTCTGCCGCCATGGATACCGTGACCGAAGCGCGTCTAGCGATCGCGATGGCACAAGAGGGCGGTATCGGCATTATCCACAAAAGCATGAGTGTTGAACAGCAGGCGCGTGAAGTTCGTGCTGTCAAAAAACATGAAAGCGGTGTGGTTAAAGACCCTGTTACCATCTCAGCAGATGCTTCGTTGCGTGAGTTGTTGGCAGTTAAAGAGCAGTACAACATCTCGGGTGTTCCTGTACTGGACAAGGGGGAACTCGTTGGTATCGTTACCAATCGTGATGTTCGTTATCTTAATAACCTTGACGTTAAGGTGAAGGAAATCATGACGACGCGTGACAACCTCGTCACTGTTAAGGAGGGAACTGAGCGCGAGGCAGTGAAGGCATTACTGCATAAGCATCGTATCGAGAAAGTATTGGTTGTCGATGGCAGCGATAAGCTTTGCGGTATGATCACCGCGAAAGACATCCACAAAGCACAGACTTACCCTAAGGCAGCTAAAGATAGCCAAGCACAGCTATTGGTTGGGGCTTCTGTCGGTGTTGGTGCAGATACCGACGATCGTGTCGCTGCACTAGTTGAGGCTGGTGTTGATGTTTTGGTCGTTGATACTGCTCATGGCCACTCAAAGAATGTTATCGATCGTGTTGCCTCGATTAAGAAACACTACCCACAGGTGGATGTTATCGGCGGCAATATTGCGACAGGCAAGGCCGCCAAAGCGTTGGCAGAGGCCGGCGCCGACGGTGTTAAAGTCGGGATTGGCCCTGGTTCTATTTGTACTACACGTATTGTTACGGGGATCGGCGTACCGCAGATCAGTGCCGTGGCCGATGTGGCACAAGCTTTAGAGGGTACGGGTATCCCGTTGATTGCCGACGGAGGCATTCGCTTCTCCGGTGATCTGGCCAAGGCTGTCGTTGCCGGTGCCTCTTGTATCATGATGGGGTCGATGTTGGCAGGTACTGAGGAATCACCTGGTGAGGTTGAACTATATCAAGGACGTACCTATAAAGCATATCGCGGCATGGGTAGCTTGGGAGCGATGGCTAGGACTCAGGGTTCGAGTGATCGCTATTTCCAGGATGCCTCTGAAGGTGCTGAAAAGTTAGTGCCAGAAGGGATCGAAGGGCGTGTTCCCTGTAAGGGGCCGCTGTCGGCGGTAATCCATCAGTTAATGGGTGGCTTGAGTTCGGCAATGGGTTATACCGGTTCGAAGACGATGGAAGAGATGCGCACCAAACCTGAGTTTGTTCGTGTGTCGAGTGCCGGTATGAGTGAGAGCCACGTTCACGACGTGAGTATTACCAAGGAAGCGCCAAATTATCCGACGACTTCGCGAGGGTAA
- the xseA gene encoding exodeoxyribonuclease VII large subunit: MIKKTLLDRLSERDIYTVTELNSRAKKLLEKHFSTVWVEGEISNHSNPSSGHWYFTLKDSGAQVRCAMFKKDNQSVKFKVAQGTRVVARARMSLYEARGDYQLIVEHMEPAGIGDLQQAFEALKKLLDEEGLFAPPLKKTVPINPAHIGIITSPTGAAIRDILAILKRRQPAMRITLYPVSVQGDKAGDEIAQAIAFANRIAERFQTPLQALIVGRGGGSLEDLWSFNQEQVARAIAASKLPVISAVGHEIDFTISDFVADLRAPTPSAAAELISTDQQEQRQQLISYRQWLGDMALQQLRQRQQQLAHLKKRLRHPGHQLQIYAQRLDDLEQRILRAITQRLQQQRNQLDVKRLELQQHNPQRQLNAHKERLRQLRSQLPKLISSNITSRRQLLDTQALLLNNLSPLAVLGRGYSISKQQGRVITDSQQLKLGDTVTTELAKGHFKSTIVEINAEKADKA, encoded by the coding sequence ATGATTAAAAAGACACTACTCGACAGACTTTCCGAACGCGACATCTATACGGTGACTGAACTGAACAGTCGCGCCAAAAAACTGCTGGAAAAACACTTTTCTACAGTATGGGTAGAGGGTGAGATCTCAAACCACTCCAACCCTAGTTCTGGCCACTGGTACTTCACCCTTAAAGATAGTGGCGCCCAAGTACGCTGTGCAATGTTCAAAAAAGATAACCAATCGGTCAAGTTTAAAGTAGCTCAGGGGACGCGTGTTGTTGCTCGCGCACGCATGAGTCTTTACGAGGCAAGAGGCGATTATCAGCTTATCGTCGAACACATGGAGCCGGCCGGCATCGGTGATTTACAGCAAGCCTTTGAAGCATTAAAGAAGCTGCTCGATGAAGAAGGGCTATTTGCCCCACCATTAAAAAAGACGGTACCGATAAACCCAGCGCATATAGGTATTATTACCTCCCCCACCGGAGCCGCTATCCGAGACATACTGGCCATTTTAAAAAGACGCCAGCCAGCCATGCGCATCACCCTCTATCCAGTCAGCGTACAAGGGGATAAAGCCGGCGACGAAATCGCACAGGCCATCGCCTTTGCCAACCGTATTGCCGAACGCTTTCAAACCCCTTTGCAGGCTCTCATCGTCGGCCGTGGCGGTGGTTCATTAGAGGACCTTTGGAGCTTCAACCAAGAGCAAGTAGCCCGCGCCATCGCCGCCAGCAAACTCCCTGTCATTTCTGCCGTCGGCCACGAGATCGACTTTACCATTAGCGACTTTGTCGCCGACCTTCGCGCCCCCACCCCCTCCGCTGCCGCAGAGCTGATCAGTACCGACCAACAGGAGCAGCGTCAACAACTCATCAGCTACCGGCAGTGGCTCGGCGATATGGCTTTACAACAGCTCCGCCAGCGCCAACAGCAACTAGCTCACCTAAAGAAAAGATTGCGTCATCCCGGCCACCAACTGCAGATCTATGCGCAACGACTAGACGATCTCGAACAGCGCATACTGCGTGCGATAACTCAGAGACTCCAGCAGCAGCGCAATCAGCTTGATGTTAAACGCCTAGAATTACAGCAACACAACCCACAACGACAGCTGAATGCGCACAAAGAACGCCTTCGGCAGCTTCGATCACAGCTCCCGAAGCTAATCAGCAGCAACATCACTTCTCGGCGGCAACTACTCGATACTCAGGCACTGCTACTCAACAACCTCAGCCCCCTCGCGGTGCTCGGGCGAGGCTACTCAATCAGCAAACAGCAAGGGCGAGTCATCACTGACAGCCAGCAACTCAAGCTGGGGGATACAGTGACCACCGAGTTAGCAAAAGGTCATTTTAAAAGTACCATCGTCGAGATCAACGCAGAAAAAGCCGACAAAGCATAG
- a CDS encoding SirB2 family protein has translation MYAMLKHLHMTLALLSIIGFILRGVLLATGSGLMQKKLLKIAPHIIDTILLITAIGLMVTINSYPFYNASWLSAKLIALIGYIGFGIIAFKAGRPIATRVVTFFAALGCVGYILAVAITKNPTLGL, from the coding sequence ATGTACGCCATGCTCAAGCACCTGCACATGACACTCGCCCTCCTCTCAATCATCGGCTTTATTCTACGGGGGGTGCTACTCGCCACAGGCTCCGGCCTGATGCAGAAGAAGCTACTAAAGATCGCGCCACATATTATCGACACCATACTCCTAATCACCGCCATCGGGCTCATGGTCACGATCAATAGCTATCCGTTTTATAACGCCAGCTGGCTCAGTGCCAAGTTAATCGCGCTAATCGGCTACATCGGCTTCGGCATCATCGCTTTCAAAGCTGGACGACCAATCGCCACCCGTGTCGTCACGTTCTTTGCAGCATTAGGCTGTGTCGGTTATATTCTCGCGGTGGCCATCACCAAGAACCCGACACTCGGCCTATAG